The nucleotide sequence ACGAGCCCACCGAGGGCATCCAGCCCTCCATCATCAAGGACATCGCCCGCACGCTGCTGGAGATCCGCAAGCTCAAGGATCTGGCCATCGTGGTGTCAGAGCAGGTGCTCAGCTTCACCATGCAGATCGCCGACCGGCTGATCGTCATCGACAAGGGGCGCTTCGTGCACGAGGACGCGCGCGACCAGGTCGACGAGCGGACCATCAGCCGCTATCTGTCCGTTTAAGGCCTGCCCACAGGCCCAGGTTCCGTCAACCAAAGGAGCAAGCCATGCCCGAAACCCTGATCAAGGTCGACCTCGCGCAATCGCCTTACGAGAACGAGAACATCCACAACCGCTGGCACCCGGATATTCCCATCGCGGCGTGGGTGAAGCCCGGTGACGACTTCGTGCTGGAAACCTATGACTGGACCGGCGGCGCCATCAAGAACGACGACAGCGCGGACGACGTGCGGGACGTGGATCTTTCCACCGTGCATTTTCTGTCCGGTCCGGTCGGGGTGGAGGGGGCGGAGCCCGGGGACCTGCTGGTGGTCGACTTCCTGGATATCGGCGCCAAGCCCGAGAGTCTGTGGGGATTCAACGGGTTCTTCAGCAAGAAAAACGGCGGCGGATTCCTGACCGAACACTTCCCGCAGGCGCAGAAGTCCATCTGGGACTTCGAAGGCATGTTCACGCGCTCGCGGCACGTGCCGGGCGTGCGCTTCGCCGGCCTGATCCACCCCGGCCTGATAGGTTGCCTGCCGGACCAGGCCATGCTCGATACCTGGAACAAGCGCGAGCAGGCGCTGATCGACACCAATCCCACGCGTGTGCCGCCGCTGGCCAATCCGCCGGCACCCCGGACGGCCCACCTGGGCAGACTGCAGGGCGCGGCGCGCGACAAGGCCGCGGCCGAGGGCGCGCGTACCGTGCCCCCGCGCGAGCATGGCGGCAATTGCGATATCAAGGATTTGTCGCGCGGCTCGCGGGTGTTCTTCCCCGTCTATGTCAAGGGCGGCGGCCTGTCGGTGGGCGACCTGCATTTCTCCCAGGGCGACGGCGAGATCACCTTTTGCGGCGCCATCGAAATGGCGGGCTGGATCCACATGCGCGTGTCGCTGATCAAGGGCGGCATGGCCAAGTACGGCATCCGGAACCCGATATTCAAGCCCAGCCCGGTCACGCCCAACTACAAGGACTACCTGATCTTCGAGGGCATTTCCGTGGACGAGGGCGGCGGCCAGCATTACCTGGATGTGCATATCGCCTACCGCCAGGCCTGCCTGAATGCCATCGAGTACCTGAAGAAGTTCGGCTATTCCGGCGCGCAGGC is from Bordetella bronchialis and encodes:
- the fmdA gene encoding formamidase — encoded protein: MPETLIKVDLAQSPYENENIHNRWHPDIPIAAWVKPGDDFVLETYDWTGGAIKNDDSADDVRDVDLSTVHFLSGPVGVEGAEPGDLLVVDFLDIGAKPESLWGFNGFFSKKNGGGFLTEHFPQAQKSIWDFEGMFTRSRHVPGVRFAGLIHPGLIGCLPDQAMLDTWNKREQALIDTNPTRVPPLANPPAPRTAHLGRLQGAARDKAAAEGARTVPPREHGGNCDIKDLSRGSRVFFPVYVKGGGLSVGDLHFSQGDGEITFCGAIEMAGWIHMRVSLIKGGMAKYGIRNPIFKPSPVTPNYKDYLIFEGISVDEGGGQHYLDVHIAYRQACLNAIEYLKKFGYSGAQAYSILGTAPVQGHISGVVDIPNACATLWLPTEIFEFDIQPSASGPVKAVSGGVDMPLSPDL